The proteins below come from a single Isoptericola dokdonensis DS-3 genomic window:
- a CDS encoding inorganic diphosphatase encodes MEFDVTIEIPKGQRNKYEVDHETGRIRLDRMLFTSTRYPDDYGFIEGTLGEDGDPLDALVLLEEPTFPGCLIRCRALGMFRMRDEAGGDDKVLCVPLGDQRAAWRQDIDDVSDFHRLEIQHFFEVYKDLEPGKSVEGAHWVGREEAQAEIERSFQRAKDAGYNTH; translated from the coding sequence GTGGAGTTCGACGTCACCATCGAGATCCCGAAGGGACAGCGGAACAAGTACGAGGTGGACCACGAGACCGGTCGCATCCGTCTGGACCGCATGCTCTTCACCTCCACCCGCTACCCGGACGACTACGGGTTCATCGAGGGCACCCTCGGCGAGGACGGCGACCCGCTGGACGCTCTCGTCCTGCTGGAGGAGCCCACGTTCCCCGGTTGCCTGATCCGTTGCCGCGCGCTGGGCATGTTCCGCATGCGCGACGAGGCCGGCGGCGACGACAAGGTGCTGTGCGTGCCGCTCGGCGACCAGCGCGCCGCGTGGCGCCAGGACATCGACGACGTCTCGGACTTCCACCGCCTGGAGATCCAGCACTTCTTCGAGGTCTACAAGGACCTCGAGCCGGGCAAGTCCGTCGAGGGCGCCCACTGGGTCGGCCGCGAGGAGGCCCAGGCGGAGATCGAGCGCTCGTTCCAGCGCGCGAAGGACGCCGGGTACAACACCCACTGA
- the tilS gene encoding tRNA lysidine(34) synthetase TilS, whose translation MARVDPALAAARTAVRADLADLPAGATVLVACSGGADSLALAAVVATEARRVGRSVRSRGHAVRAGAVVVDHGLVDGSAEVADRAGEQCRDLGLDPVVVRRVRVEGSPAGLEAAARAARYAALDTAADELGADVVLLGHTLDDQAEQVLLGLARGSGARSLAGIPPRRGRYRRPFLGLRRSATEAVCAAVGVTPWHDPTNAPDGGPLRSRVRGHLLPVLTDVLGPGAVEALGRSAAQLRDDADLLDALAADLLARSRVVGDTSLPRDVVLDPDVLAAAPPALRRRALRAAALVVGCPAGTTTAAHVDALDALVVRWRGQGPVHLPGDARALRACGRLILRSSRTPAHPRPTP comes from the coding sequence ATGGCTCGCGTCGACCCGGCGCTCGCGGCGGCCCGCACCGCGGTCCGGGCGGACCTCGCCGACCTGCCGGCCGGCGCCACCGTGCTCGTCGCCTGCTCGGGCGGCGCCGACTCCCTCGCGCTGGCGGCGGTCGTCGCGACGGAGGCTCGCAGGGTCGGCCGGTCGGTCCGGTCCCGGGGCCACGCGGTGCGGGCGGGCGCGGTCGTCGTGGACCACGGCCTCGTCGACGGTTCGGCCGAGGTCGCCGACCGCGCCGGCGAGCAGTGTCGCGACCTCGGCCTCGATCCCGTGGTGGTGCGCCGGGTGCGGGTCGAGGGGTCGCCCGCCGGGCTCGAGGCGGCCGCCCGTGCCGCCCGGTACGCGGCGCTGGACACCGCCGCCGACGAGCTCGGTGCCGACGTGGTGCTGCTCGGCCACACCCTCGACGACCAGGCGGAACAGGTGCTGCTCGGCCTGGCCCGCGGCAGCGGCGCCCGGTCGCTCGCGGGCATCCCGCCGCGGCGCGGCCGCTACCGGCGCCCGTTCCTCGGCCTGCGTCGCTCCGCCACCGAGGCGGTGTGCGCCGCCGTCGGCGTCACGCCGTGGCACGACCCCACCAACGCGCCCGACGGCGGCCCGTTGCGCTCCCGGGTGCGCGGTCACCTGCTGCCCGTGCTGACGGACGTGCTCGGGCCGGGCGCGGTCGAGGCGCTCGGCCGCAGCGCGGCGCAGCTGCGCGACGACGCCGACCTCCTGGACGCCCTCGCGGCCGACCTCCTGGCGCGCAGCCGCGTCGTCGGCGACACCTCCCTGCCGCGAGACGTCGTCCTGGACCCCGACGTGCTGGCCGCCGCCCCGCCCGCGCTGCGCCGTCGGGCCCTGCGCGCGGCAGCGCTCGTGGTCGGCTGCCCGGCCGGGACGACGACGGCCGCGCACGTCGACGCCCTCGACGCCCTGGTCGTCCGCTGGCGGGGGCAGGGCCCCGTGCACCTCCCGGGGGACGCACGGGCGCTGCGCGCGTGTGGCAGGCTAATCCTGCGGTCGTCCCGCACGCCCGCGCACCCCCGCCCCACACCCTAG
- a CDS encoding zinc-dependent metalloprotease, whose amino-acid sequence MTSSSPTVDWPTAAQIARRVARPGPVASRAELDDLVGGLRTAADDAVEHVLRVTRMQPADVDLGDVRVVDRATWALANTRSMARLTDPVLAGLGGDAPLPESSAARLAGAAEVGGLLALLSSKVLGQFDPYGPGRPVLLLVAPNVLVAERAMGLDGRDFRLWVCLHEQTHALQFATAPWLADHLAGRLTDLLGDLTSTSLGLARAPLREKVATVGRAVVDAVRGELTTPLDLVVGAEQKRRLAEITAVMALLEGHADVMMDAVGRRVVPSVRTIRARFERRRDGEGAPRADVVLRRLLGMDAKLAQYRDGAAFVREVRRTVGVDGLNAVWAAPENLPGEREIADARAWVRRVHG is encoded by the coding sequence GTGACGTCCAGCAGCCCCACCGTCGACTGGCCCACCGCCGCCCAGATCGCCCGTCGTGTCGCCCGCCCGGGTCCCGTCGCGTCGCGGGCCGAGCTCGACGACCTCGTCGGCGGGCTGCGCACGGCCGCCGACGACGCCGTGGAGCACGTCCTGCGCGTGACGCGCATGCAGCCCGCGGACGTCGACCTCGGCGACGTCCGCGTCGTCGACCGGGCCACGTGGGCGTTGGCGAACACGCGCTCCATGGCCCGCCTCACCGACCCCGTCCTCGCCGGCCTCGGAGGCGACGCCCCCCTGCCGGAGTCGTCCGCGGCCCGGCTCGCCGGCGCCGCCGAGGTCGGGGGACTCCTCGCCCTGCTGTCCAGCAAGGTCCTCGGCCAGTTCGACCCCTACGGCCCCGGTCGTCCCGTGCTGCTGCTCGTCGCGCCGAACGTGCTCGTCGCCGAACGGGCGATGGGGCTCGACGGCCGCGACTTCCGGCTCTGGGTGTGCCTGCACGAGCAGACGCACGCCCTGCAGTTCGCCACCGCCCCGTGGCTCGCCGACCACCTCGCCGGCCGTCTCACCGACCTTCTCGGCGACCTCACCTCCACCTCCCTCGGGCTCGCGCGCGCCCCGCTGCGGGAGAAGGTCGCCACCGTCGGGCGGGCCGTCGTCGACGCGGTGCGCGGTGAGCTCACCACCCCGCTCGACCTGGTGGTCGGCGCCGAGCAGAAGCGCCGCCTCGCCGAGATCACCGCCGTCATGGCCCTGCTCGAGGGGCACGCCGACGTCATGATGGACGCCGTCGGGCGGCGCGTCGTCCCCAGCGTGCGCACCATCCGCGCCCGCTTCGAGCGGCGGCGCGACGGCGAGGGCGCGCCCCGCGCCGACGTCGTGCTGCGGCGGCTGCTCGGCATGGACGCCAAGCTCGCGCAGTACCGCGACGGCGCCGCGTTCGTCCGTGAGGTCCGCCGGACCGTGGGCGTCGACGGCCTCAACGCCGTCTGGGCGGCGCCCGAGAACCTGCCCGGCGAGCGGGAGATCGCGGACGCCCGCGCCTGGGTCCGCCGCGTGCACGGCTGA
- the metX gene encoding homoserine O-acetyltransferase MetX, with protein MTAPTRATQAAPALRAPRGPRRPPAGPVPASGAWREGDPVADRRFADVGTFDLESGARLPDVRVAYETYGELAPDGSNAVLVLHALTGDAHVHGAAGPGQSTAGWWESMIGPGAPVDTDRYFVVAPNVLGGCQGTTGPSSTAPDGHPWGGRFPRVTTRDQVMVEIELARLLGIESWAAVVGASMGGMRVLEWAILGPEAGIEVRSFAAVATCAQSSGDQIAWAHPQLGAIRADPRWNGGDYYDAPDGEGPHAGLAVARQIAHTTYRTAHELDERFGRLPQGGEDPLVDGRYAVQSYLDHHGDKLARRFDANSYLRLTESMMTHDIGRDRGGVEAALAQVTARPLVVAVDSDRLFPPAQSARVAAALGDDVPVHTITSDFGHDGFLIEHDQLGPLVRDLLGEVARADVV; from the coding sequence ATGACCGCACCGACCCGCGCCACCCAGGCCGCACCCGCCCTCCGGGCGCCGCGCGGTCCGCGCCGCCCTCCCGCCGGTCCCGTGCCGGCGTCGGGCGCCTGGCGCGAGGGCGACCCCGTCGCCGACCGGCGGTTCGCCGACGTCGGCACGTTCGACCTGGAGAGCGGAGCCCGGCTGCCCGACGTACGGGTCGCCTACGAGACCTACGGCGAGCTCGCCCCCGACGGCTCCAACGCCGTCCTCGTGCTGCACGCCCTCACCGGCGACGCGCACGTCCACGGTGCTGCGGGACCAGGCCAGTCGACCGCCGGATGGTGGGAGTCGATGATCGGGCCGGGCGCTCCCGTCGACACCGACCGCTACTTCGTCGTCGCACCGAACGTGCTCGGCGGCTGCCAGGGCACGACCGGGCCGTCGTCCACCGCACCGGACGGACACCCGTGGGGCGGCCGGTTCCCGCGGGTCACCACCCGCGACCAGGTCATGGTGGAGATCGAGCTCGCCCGCCTCCTCGGCATCGAGAGCTGGGCGGCCGTCGTCGGCGCGTCCATGGGTGGCATGCGGGTGCTCGAGTGGGCGATCCTCGGCCCGGAGGCCGGGATCGAGGTGCGGTCCTTCGCCGCCGTCGCCACGTGCGCGCAGTCCTCGGGCGACCAGATCGCCTGGGCCCACCCGCAGCTCGGCGCCATCCGCGCCGACCCCCGCTGGAACGGCGGCGACTACTACGACGCCCCCGACGGCGAGGGCCCGCACGCCGGGCTCGCCGTGGCCCGGCAGATCGCCCACACGACGTACCGCACCGCGCACGAGCTCGACGAGCGGTTCGGCCGCCTCCCGCAGGGCGGCGAGGACCCCCTGGTCGACGGTCGCTACGCCGTGCAGTCCTACCTCGACCACCACGGCGACAAGCTCGCCCGCCGGTTCGACGCGAACTCCTACCTGCGTCTCACCGAGTCGATGATGACCCACGACATCGGCCGCGACCGCGGGGGCGTCGAGGCGGCGCTCGCCCAGGTGACCGCCCGCCCGCTCGTCGTGGCCGTCGACAGCGACCGGCTGTTCCCGCCGGCGCAGTCGGCCCGCGTCGCCGCCGCGCTCGGCGACGACGTCCCCGTGCACACCATCACCTCGGACTTCGGGCACGACGGCTTCCTCATCGAGCACGACCAGCTCGGGCCCCTGGTGCGCGACCTCCTCGGCGAGGTCGCCCGCGCGGACGTTGTCTAG
- the folP gene encoding dihydropteroate synthase, with the protein MSSRDVAVAGLPELSGTGRCLVMGVVNITPDSFSDGGEWFEPEAGVRHGLDLLAEGADVLDVGGESTRPGAERVSEDEELARVIPVIGRLAAAGAVVSVDTTRARVAAESVAAGARIVNDVSGGLADPAMADVVARTGVAYVAMHWRGHSDVMDDLEVYDDVVADVRAELAQRLDALHAAGVAPEQVILDPGLGFSKAGALNWPLLAHLDALHALGRPVLVGASRKRFLGHLLARPAADGRADPVPPAARDHATAAVSALAARAGAWCVRVHAARASVDAVHVAAAWEDAARTIDDDPVRRPAHPQQTEAPE; encoded by the coding sequence ATGTCCTCTCGCGACGTCGCGGTCGCCGGGCTGCCGGAGCTCTCGGGCACCGGCCGCTGCCTGGTCATGGGCGTGGTCAACATCACCCCGGACTCGTTCTCCGACGGCGGGGAGTGGTTCGAGCCCGAGGCGGGCGTCCGGCACGGGCTGGACCTGCTGGCCGAGGGCGCGGACGTGCTCGACGTCGGCGGCGAGTCGACCCGCCCGGGTGCGGAGCGGGTCTCGGAGGACGAGGAGCTGGCGCGCGTCATCCCGGTCATCGGGCGTCTCGCGGCGGCCGGCGCGGTGGTGTCGGTCGACACGACCCGCGCCCGCGTGGCCGCCGAGTCCGTCGCGGCGGGCGCCCGCATCGTCAACGACGTGTCCGGCGGGCTCGCCGACCCGGCGATGGCGGACGTCGTGGCACGCACCGGTGTCGCCTACGTGGCGATGCACTGGCGCGGGCACAGCGACGTCATGGACGACCTCGAGGTGTACGACGACGTCGTGGCGGACGTGCGCGCCGAGCTCGCGCAGCGGCTGGACGCGCTGCACGCGGCGGGTGTGGCGCCCGAGCAGGTGATCCTCGACCCGGGCCTCGGCTTCTCCAAGGCGGGCGCCCTGAACTGGCCGCTCCTGGCGCACCTCGACGCCCTGCACGCGCTGGGCCGCCCGGTCCTGGTGGGGGCGTCCCGCAAGCGGTTCCTCGGGCACCTCCTCGCCCGCCCCGCGGCCGACGGCCGGGCCGACCCCGTCCCGCCCGCCGCACGCGACCACGCGACCGCCGCGGTCTCCGCGCTGGCCGCCCGGGCGGGCGCCTGGTGCGTGCGCGTGCACGCCGCGCGTGCGAGCGTGGACGCGGTGCACGTGGCCGCGGCGTGGGAGGATGCCGCCCGCACCATCGACGACGACCCGGTGCGCCGTCCGGCGCACCCGCAGCAGACGGAGGCACCCGAGTGA
- the hpt gene encoding hypoxanthine phosphoribosyltransferase has product MDQSDVSGDLADILLTEDQLGTRLDEMAAQIDADYAGKDLLLVGVLKGAVMVMADLSRRLHHPVEMDWMAVSSYGSGTKSSGVVRILKDLDSDLAGRNVLIAEDIIDSGLTLSWLVQNLRSRGPASVEIATMLRKPDAAKADVDVKYVGFDIPNEFVVGYGLDYAEKYRNLPFIGTLAPHVYS; this is encoded by the coding sequence GTGGACCAGTCGGACGTCTCCGGCGACCTCGCCGACATCCTGCTCACCGAGGACCAGCTCGGCACGCGCCTCGACGAGATGGCCGCCCAGATCGACGCCGACTACGCGGGCAAGGACCTGCTGCTCGTCGGGGTGCTCAAGGGCGCCGTCATGGTGATGGCCGACCTGTCGCGCCGCCTGCACCACCCGGTCGAGATGGACTGGATGGCGGTCTCGTCCTACGGCTCGGGCACCAAGTCGTCGGGCGTCGTGCGCATCCTCAAGGACCTCGACTCCGACCTGGCGGGCCGCAACGTGCTCATCGCCGAGGACATCATCGACTCGGGCCTGACCCTGTCGTGGCTCGTGCAGAACCTGCGCTCGCGCGGGCCGGCGTCGGTGGAGATCGCGACCATGCTCCGCAAGCCGGACGCCGCGAAGGCCGACGTCGACGTCAAGTACGTCGGGTTCGACATCCCCAACGAGTTCGTCGTCGGCTACGGTCTCGACTACGCCGAGAAGTACCGCAACCTGCCCTTCATCGGGACCCTCGCCCCGCACGTCTACTCCTGA
- the dacB gene encoding D-alanyl-D-alanine carboxypeptidase/D-alanyl-D-alanine-endopeptidase — MAWRLRVGATVVTVLAVFGGYLVADAYDVVPGMVTLDPPYEDPAPFPSAPGATTGPSPAVAVPALPEDAPVPGADEVGDLVSDVAGDSRLGKRVGIVVADAATGDTLASAAPETLMIPASTQKILTAVAAHVRPGGEVTLPTRAMLEGDTRVVLVGGGDMMLAAGAGDPDAVNGRAGLGDLAAQVAAQITLSGTDTVTLAVDDTLFTGPAVAPTVRANDVTDGYVAPVAALAVDVARLTDDKYAPREADPAMAAAEAFADALADHGLTVRGQITRDAVASSAREVGRVESAPLGQIVSYLLEESDNTLTEVVGRLVAIDAGLPGSQDAAISEVLAVVEGLGVDLDGAVLTDLSGLGTGSRLSARQLVDTLEIAAADPALRETVTGLPVAGMEGTLADRFPDGNPGRAFASAKTGSLPDVRSLAGTVVTADDRLLIFAVVADRIPEGGSFGANMIFDDLVGDLASCGCTAEGP; from the coding sequence ATGGCGTGGCGGCTCAGGGTCGGCGCCACCGTGGTCACCGTGCTCGCCGTCTTCGGCGGCTACCTCGTGGCCGACGCCTACGACGTCGTCCCCGGCATGGTCACCCTCGACCCGCCCTACGAGGACCCCGCCCCGTTCCCCTCGGCGCCCGGCGCCACGACGGGTCCGAGCCCTGCCGTGGCCGTCCCCGCGCTGCCCGAGGACGCTCCCGTCCCCGGTGCCGACGAGGTCGGTGACCTGGTGTCCGACGTCGCGGGCGACTCGCGGCTGGGGAAGCGGGTCGGCATCGTGGTGGCCGACGCCGCGACCGGCGACACCCTCGCCTCCGCCGCGCCGGAGACCCTCATGATCCCCGCGTCGACGCAGAAGATCCTCACCGCGGTCGCCGCCCACGTGCGTCCCGGCGGGGAGGTCACCCTCCCCACCCGCGCCATGCTCGAGGGCGACACCCGCGTCGTCCTCGTGGGCGGCGGCGACATGATGCTCGCCGCGGGCGCGGGGGACCCCGACGCCGTCAACGGCCGCGCCGGGCTCGGGGACCTCGCCGCGCAGGTCGCCGCGCAGATCACCCTCAGCGGCACGGACACCGTCACGCTCGCCGTCGACGACACCCTCTTCACCGGGCCGGCCGTCGCACCCACGGTGCGCGCCAACGACGTCACCGACGGCTACGTCGCGCCCGTCGCCGCGCTCGCCGTCGACGTCGCCCGCCTCACCGACGACAAATACGCGCCGCGCGAGGCCGACCCTGCGATGGCCGCCGCCGAGGCGTTCGCGGACGCCCTCGCCGACCACGGTCTCACCGTGCGCGGGCAGATCACCCGGGACGCCGTCGCGTCGTCGGCCCGCGAGGTCGGGCGCGTCGAGTCCGCGCCGCTCGGGCAGATCGTCAGCTACCTGCTCGAGGAGTCCGACAACACGCTCACGGAGGTCGTGGGCCGCCTCGTGGCGATCGACGCCGGTCTGCCCGGCTCGCAGGACGCCGCGATCAGCGAGGTCCTGGCCGTCGTGGAGGGGCTCGGAGTCGACCTCGACGGTGCCGTGCTCACCGACCTGTCCGGGCTCGGCACCGGGTCACGGCTCTCGGCCCGCCAGCTCGTCGACACCCTGGAGATCGCTGCCGCCGACCCGGCGCTGCGCGAGACCGTCACCGGGCTGCCCGTCGCCGGCATGGAGGGCACCCTCGCCGACCGGTTCCCCGACGGCAACCCCGGCCGCGCGTTCGCCAGCGCCAAGACCGGCAGCCTGCCCGACGTCCGCTCCCTGGCCGGGACGGTCGTCACCGCCGACGACCGGCTGCTGATCTTCGCCGTCGTCGCGGACCGGATCCCCGAGGGCGGGTCGTTCGGCGCCAACATGATCTTCGACGACCTCGTCGGCGACCTCGCGTCCTGCGGCTGCACCGCCGAAGGTCCCTGA
- the ftsH gene encoding ATP-dependent zinc metalloprotease FtsH: MNLKKIFSGPLVWIAIGLVVVALAFSAFSGERISRVETSQGLELLSGDTVEHALIVDGEQRVELELSEAYVSDADTDDEVDHGTKVDFFWVQPQGEDVVAAVSGADLADGYDTEVPQPSFWGSMLSFLVPFIIILAIFWFVMSRMQGGGNRVMGFGKSKAKLVSKDMPQVTFADVAGVDEAVEELQEIKEFLAEPEKFQAVGAKIPKGVLLYGPPGTGKTLLARAVAGEAGVPFYSISGSDFVEMFVGVGASRVRDLFEQAKNNAPAIIFIDEIDAVGRHRGAGMGGGHDEREQTLNQMLVEMDGFDVKANVILIAATNRPDILDPALLRPGRFDRQVAVEAPDLKGREHILKVHSQGKPMVESIDLEAIARRTPGFTGADLANVLNEAALLTARSGAQLIDDRALDEAIDRVIAGPQKRTRVMKIKEQKITAYHEGGHALVAAAMRYTDPVTKVTILPRGRALGYTMVMPTEDKYSTTRNELLDQLAYAMGGRVAEEIVFHDPTTGASNDIEKASAIARKMVTEYGMSEKVGAIKLGTGSSEPFMGRDMGHQRDYSEAVAGTVDHEVRKLVDAAHDEAWEVLTQYRDVLDDLVLRLLEKETLNQAELAEIFTPVVKRDARDVWLSSEQRTVHTRGPVMTDGEKAAFSSNGVRGGLPQDEAAVVGNTEAEASAVGTVTAPAPADGEPTPDGTDGRGTDGTDDGSRA; the protein is encoded by the coding sequence ATGAACCTCAAGAAGATCTTCAGCGGACCGCTCGTCTGGATCGCGATCGGCCTCGTCGTCGTCGCGCTCGCGTTCTCCGCCTTCTCGGGCGAGCGCATCAGCCGCGTCGAGACGTCCCAGGGCCTGGAGCTGCTCTCCGGTGACACGGTCGAGCACGCGCTCATCGTCGACGGCGAGCAGCGCGTCGAGCTGGAGCTGAGCGAGGCGTACGTCTCGGACGCCGACACCGACGACGAGGTCGACCACGGCACGAAGGTCGACTTCTTCTGGGTGCAGCCGCAGGGCGAGGACGTCGTCGCGGCGGTCTCCGGCGCGGACCTCGCCGACGGCTACGACACCGAGGTGCCGCAGCCCTCGTTCTGGGGATCGATGCTGTCGTTCCTCGTGCCGTTCATCATCATCCTGGCGATCTTCTGGTTCGTCATGTCCCGCATGCAGGGCGGCGGCAACCGGGTGATGGGCTTCGGCAAGTCGAAGGCGAAGCTCGTCAGCAAGGACATGCCGCAGGTGACGTTCGCGGACGTCGCGGGCGTGGACGAGGCCGTCGAGGAGCTGCAGGAGATCAAGGAGTTCCTCGCCGAGCCGGAGAAGTTCCAGGCGGTGGGGGCGAAGATCCCCAAGGGCGTGCTGCTGTACGGCCCGCCCGGCACGGGCAAGACGCTGCTGGCGCGTGCGGTGGCCGGCGAGGCCGGGGTCCCGTTCTACTCGATCTCCGGCTCCGACTTCGTCGAGATGTTCGTCGGCGTCGGCGCGTCCCGCGTGCGCGACCTGTTCGAGCAGGCGAAGAACAACGCCCCCGCGATCATCTTCATCGACGAGATCGACGCCGTCGGCCGGCACCGGGGCGCCGGCATGGGCGGCGGTCACGACGAGCGCGAGCAGACGCTCAACCAGATGCTCGTCGAGATGGACGGGTTCGACGTCAAGGCCAACGTCATCCTCATCGCGGCGACCAACCGCCCCGACATCCTCGACCCGGCGCTGCTGCGTCCCGGCCGCTTCGACCGGCAGGTCGCCGTCGAGGCGCCGGACCTCAAGGGCCGTGAGCACATCCTCAAGGTGCACTCGCAGGGCAAGCCGATGGTCGAGTCGATCGACCTGGAGGCCATCGCGCGCCGCACGCCCGGCTTCACCGGTGCCGACCTGGCGAACGTGCTCAACGAGGCCGCGCTGCTCACCGCCCGCTCGGGTGCGCAGCTGATCGACGACCGTGCGCTGGACGAGGCGATCGACCGCGTCATCGCGGGCCCGCAGAAGCGCACGCGGGTCATGAAGATCAAGGAGCAGAAGATCACCGCGTACCACGAGGGCGGCCACGCCCTGGTGGCGGCGGCGATGCGCTACACCGACCCGGTCACCAAGGTGACGATCCTGCCGCGCGGCCGGGCGCTCGGGTACACGATGGTCATGCCCACGGAGGACAAGTACTCCACGACGCGCAACGAGCTGCTCGACCAGCTCGCATACGCGATGGGTGGTCGCGTCGCCGAGGAGATCGTGTTCCACGACCCGACGACGGGGGCGAGCAACGACATCGAGAAGGCGTCGGCCATCGCCCGCAAGATGGTCACCGAGTACGGCATGAGCGAGAAGGTCGGCGCGATCAAGCTCGGCACGGGCTCGTCGGAGCCTTTCATGGGCCGCGACATGGGCCACCAGCGCGACTACTCCGAGGCCGTCGCCGGCACGGTGGACCACGAGGTCCGCAAGCTCGTCGACGCCGCGCACGACGAGGCCTGGGAGGTCCTGACCCAGTACCGCGACGTCCTGGACGACCTGGTGCTGCGCCTGCTGGAGAAGGAGACGCTCAACCAGGCGGAGCTCGCGGAGATCTTCACGCCGGTCGTCAAGCGCGACGCCCGCGACGTGTGGCTGTCCAGCGAGCAGCGCACCGTGCACACCCGCGGCCCGGTGATGACCGACGGCGAGAAGGCCGCGTTCTCCTCCAACGGCGTCCGTGGCGGCCTGCCGCAGGACGAGGCCGCCGTGGTCGGGAACACCGAAGCCGAGGCGTCGGCCGTCGGCACGGTGACCGCGCCCGCCCCGGCGGACGGCGAGCCCACGCCGGACGGCACCGACGGCCGCGGCACGGACGGGACCGACGACGGGAGCCGCGCGTGA
- a CDS encoding zinc-binding dehydrogenase: MLATVIHAARDVRVENRPVPVLRTGHDAVLRVLAACVCGSDLWSYRGVAPTRSPHPIGHELVGVVEELGSEVTSATVGDVVVVPFSLSCGRCQSCRAGFPSACDVVTFFGSTDRDGHPVDGAQGERVRIPLAQHSLFPVGRTEAEVEAAGLLPHLLALSDVMSTGHHAAVSAGVGPGDTVVVVGDGAVGLCAVAAARRLGAERVVAMSRHDDRAALARELGATDVLAERGDEGVAALRALLAGDLADAALECVGTEESMAQALASVRGGGRVGFVGVPHGGPTLPVRQLFGRNITVGGGMAPARTHMATLLDDVLSGALRPGLVFDAEMPLADAAEAYAAMDERRATKVLLRP; the protein is encoded by the coding sequence ATGCTCGCCACCGTGATCCACGCCGCCCGCGACGTCCGCGTCGAGAACCGCCCCGTCCCAGTGCTCCGAACCGGGCACGACGCCGTGCTGCGGGTGCTGGCCGCCTGCGTGTGCGGCTCCGACCTGTGGTCGTACCGCGGGGTCGCGCCGACGAGGTCCCCGCACCCCATCGGGCACGAGCTGGTCGGGGTCGTCGAGGAGCTGGGCTCCGAGGTGACGTCGGCGACCGTGGGCGACGTGGTCGTCGTGCCGTTCTCGCTGAGCTGCGGGCGGTGCCAGTCCTGCCGGGCGGGGTTCCCGTCGGCGTGCGACGTCGTGACGTTCTTCGGCTCGACCGACCGGGACGGCCACCCCGTCGACGGCGCACAGGGCGAGCGGGTACGGATCCCGCTGGCCCAGCACTCGCTGTTCCCCGTGGGGCGCACGGAGGCGGAGGTCGAGGCGGCGGGCCTGCTGCCGCACCTGCTCGCCCTGTCCGACGTCATGTCCACCGGGCACCACGCGGCGGTGTCGGCGGGGGTCGGCCCCGGGGACACCGTGGTCGTGGTGGGTGACGGCGCGGTCGGTCTCTGCGCGGTGGCGGCGGCGCGGCGCCTCGGCGCGGAGCGGGTGGTGGCGATGTCCCGCCACGACGACCGTGCGGCCCTCGCCCGCGAGCTGGGCGCCACGGACGTCCTCGCCGAGCGTGGTGACGAGGGCGTGGCGGCACTCCGCGCCCTCCTGGCCGGCGACCTCGCCGACGCGGCGCTGGAGTGCGTGGGCACCGAGGAGTCGATGGCGCAGGCCCTGGCGTCCGTGCGCGGCGGCGGCCGGGTCGGGTTCGTCGGGGTGCCGCACGGCGGCCCCACCCTGCCGGTGCGCCAGCTGTTCGGCCGCAACATCACGGTGGGCGGTGGCATGGCCCCGGCCCGCACCCACATGGCCACCCTGCTCGACGACGTGCTGTCGGGGGCGCTCCGGCCGGGTCTCGTGTTCGACGCCGAGATGCCGCTGGCGGACGCCGCCGAGGCGTACGCGGCGATGGACGAGCGGCGGGCGACGAAGGTGCTGCTGCGCCCCTGA